One window of the Pseudomonas sp. S04 genome contains the following:
- a CDS encoding 3-keto-5-aminohexanoate cleavage protein — translation MNHDVIITCALTGAGDTTAKSPHVPVTPKQIAAAAVEAAKAGATVVHCHVRDPQTGKFSRDVALYRELMERIREADVDIIVNLTAGMGGDLEIGAGENPMEFGPNTDLVGPLTRLAHVEALLPEICTLDCGTLNFGDGDTIYVSTPAQLRAGAKRIQELGVKAELEIFDTGHLWFAKQLIKEGLLDDPLFQLCLGIPWGAPADTTTMKAMVDNLPANAVWAGFGIGRMQMPMAAQAVLLGGNVRVGLEDNIWLDKGVLATNGQLVERAGEILSRLGARVLTPAEGRKKMGLVQRG, via the coding sequence ATGAACCACGACGTCATCATCACCTGCGCACTGACCGGTGCTGGCGACACGACCGCCAAGAGCCCCCACGTGCCGGTCACTCCGAAACAGATTGCCGCCGCCGCGGTGGAAGCCGCCAAGGCTGGGGCCACGGTGGTCCACTGCCATGTGCGCGACCCGCAGACCGGCAAGTTCAGCCGTGACGTGGCGCTGTACCGCGAGTTGATGGAGCGCATTCGCGAAGCGGATGTCGACATCATCGTCAACCTCACCGCCGGCATGGGTGGCGACCTGGAAATCGGCGCCGGCGAGAACCCCATGGAATTCGGCCCCAACACCGACCTGGTCGGTCCGCTGACCCGCCTGGCTCACGTCGAAGCCCTGCTGCCGGAAATCTGCACCCTGGATTGCGGCACCCTCAACTTCGGTGACGGCGACACCATCTACGTCTCCACGCCGGCGCAACTGCGGGCCGGGGCTAAACGGATCCAGGAGCTGGGGGTCAAGGCCGAGCTGGAAATCTTCGACACCGGCCACCTGTGGTTCGCCAAACAGCTGATCAAGGAAGGCTTGCTCGACGATCCGCTGTTCCAGCTGTGCCTGGGCATTCCGTGGGGCGCGCCGGCCGACACCACCACCATGAAAGCCATGGTCGACAACCTGCCGGCCAATGCCGTGTGGGCCGGCTTTGGCATCGGTCGCATGCAGATGCCGATGGCCGCCCAGGCGGTGCTGCTGGGCGGCAACGTGCGGGTCGGGCTGGAAGACAACATCTGGCTGGACAAAGGCGTGCTAGCGACCAACGGCCAACTGGTCGAGCGCGCCGGCGAAATCCTCAGCCGCCTCGGCGCCCGCGTCCTGACCCCGGCCGAAGGGCGCAAGAAAATGGGCCTGGTCCAGCGCGGCTAA
- a CDS encoding L-carnitine dehydrogenase: MSFITEIKTFAALGSGVIGSGWVSRALAHGLDVVAWDPAPGAEAALRKRVANAWGALEKQGLAPGASQDRLRFVDTIEACVKDADFIQESAPERLELKLELHSKISAAAKPDALIGSSTSGLLPSEFYEGSTHPERCVVGHPFNPVYLLPLVEVVGGKHTAPEAVQAAMHVYESLGMRPLHVRKEVPGFIADRLLEALWREALHLVNDGVATTGEIDDAIRFGAGLRWSFMGTFLTYTLAGGDAGMRHFMAQFGPALQLPWTYLPAPQLTEKLIDDVVDGTREQLGNHSIAALERYRDDCLLAVLDAVKNTKQKHGMSFSD, encoded by the coding sequence ATGAGCTTTATCACCGAAATCAAAACCTTCGCCGCGTTAGGCAGTGGTGTCATCGGCAGCGGCTGGGTGTCCCGCGCCCTCGCCCATGGTCTGGATGTAGTGGCCTGGGACCCAGCTCCCGGGGCCGAGGCGGCGCTGCGCAAGCGTGTCGCCAACGCTTGGGGCGCCCTGGAAAAACAAGGCCTGGCACCCGGTGCCTCACAGGATCGGCTGCGTTTTGTCGACACCATCGAGGCCTGCGTGAAGGACGCCGACTTCATCCAGGAAAGCGCCCCGGAACGCCTTGAACTGAAACTTGAACTGCACAGCAAGATCAGCGCCGCGGCCAAGCCCGATGCACTGATCGGTTCCAGCACCTCGGGCCTGTTGCCCAGCGAGTTCTACGAGGGCTCGACCCACCCGGAACGCTGCGTGGTCGGCCACCCGTTCAACCCGGTGTACCTGTTGCCGCTGGTGGAAGTGGTCGGCGGCAAGCACACCGCGCCCGAGGCGGTACAGGCGGCCATGCACGTCTATGAGTCCCTGGGCATGCGCCCCTTGCACGTGCGCAAGGAAGTGCCGGGATTCATCGCCGACCGCTTGCTCGAGGCCTTGTGGCGCGAGGCGTTGCACCTGGTCAACGATGGCGTGGCCACCACCGGTGAGATCGACGACGCGATCCGCTTTGGCGCAGGCCTGCGCTGGTCGTTCATGGGCACTTTCCTCACCTACACCCTGGCCGGTGGCGATGCCGGGATGCGCCACTTCATGGCGCAGTTCGGTCCGGCCCTGCAACTGCCGTGGACCTACCTGCCCGCACCGCAGTTGACCGAAAAACTGATAGATGATGTGGTGGACGGCACCCGCGAACAGCTGGGCAACCACAGCATTGCGGCGCTGGAGCGCTATCGTGATGACTGCCTGTTGGCCGTATTGGACGCGGTGAAAAATACCAAGCAAAAGCACGGGATGAGCTTCAGCGACTAA
- a CDS encoding thioesterase family protein: protein MPTLTTYQTTIIPDWVDYNGHLRDAFYLLIFSYATDALMDQLGMDSNNREATGNSLFTLELHLNYLHEVKLGSDVEVRTQIIGHDRKRLHLYHSLHLAGEAQELAGNEQMLLHVDLAGPRSAPFSEQVTNKLLAMTALQSDLPTPAYIGRVIALPPEK from the coding sequence ATGCCCACCCTCACCACCTACCAAACCACCATCATCCCTGACTGGGTCGACTACAACGGCCATCTGCGCGATGCCTTTTACCTGCTGATCTTCAGCTATGCCACCGACGCGCTGATGGACCAGTTGGGCATGGACAGCAACAACCGCGAGGCCACCGGCAACTCGCTGTTCACCCTCGAACTGCACCTCAATTACCTGCACGAAGTGAAGCTCGGCAGCGACGTCGAAGTGCGCACGCAGATCATCGGCCACGACCGCAAACGCCTGCACCTCTATCACAGCCTGCACCTGGCGGGAGAGGCACAGGAACTGGCGGGCAACGAGCAGATGCTGCTCCACGTCGACCTTGCCGGCCCGCGTTCGGCGCCGTTCAGCGAGCAGGTGACGAACAAGCTGCTGGCCATGACCGCGCTGCAATCAGACCTGCCCACTCCCGCCTATATCGGCCGGGTGATCGCCCTGCCGCCAGAAAAATAA
- a CDS encoding gamma-butyrobetaine dioxygenase translates to MNTAAPIADFRRYPMISALTAVQTLADRVSVQWADGRTSPFHHPWLRDNCPCAECVYSVTREQVLEIVDVPENLLPRSTRVDSDGCLHIDWQDGHVSRFDPGWLRAHAYDDASRAERRAAKPQSQLWDNQLQLPVFEYQALMEDSQALLQWLLALRDIGLSQVRGVPTEPGSLTSIAKRISFIRESNFGVLFNVQSRADADSNAYTAFNLPLHSDLPTRELQPGLQFLHCLVNEAQGGESIFVDGFAIAHALRQEDPEAFRALCEIPVEFRNKDRHSDYRCQAPIIALDAFGQVVEIRMANFLRGPFDASVEQMPDLYRAYRRFIAMTREPRFRLVQRLQPGELWCFDNRRTLHARNAFDPTSGARHFQGCYVDRDELLSRILVLQR, encoded by the coding sequence ATGAACACCGCCGCCCCCATTGCCGACTTTCGCCGTTACCCAATGATCAGCGCGTTGACCGCCGTGCAAACCCTGGCGGATCGCGTTTCAGTGCAGTGGGCTGATGGCCGGACGAGCCCCTTCCACCATCCCTGGCTACGGGATAATTGCCCCTGCGCCGAATGCGTCTACAGCGTGACCCGCGAGCAGGTCCTGGAGATCGTCGACGTCCCTGAAAACCTGCTCCCCCGCAGCACCCGGGTGGACAGCGATGGCTGCCTGCACATCGACTGGCAGGACGGCCATGTCAGCCGCTTCGACCCCGGCTGGTTGCGCGCCCACGCCTATGACGATGCTTCCCGCGCCGAGCGCCGTGCCGCAAAACCGCAAAGCCAACTGTGGGACAACCAGTTGCAGCTGCCGGTGTTCGAGTACCAGGCGCTGATGGAAGACTCCCAGGCCCTGCTGCAATGGCTGCTGGCACTGCGCGATATCGGCCTGAGCCAGGTGCGTGGCGTGCCCACCGAGCCGGGCTCACTGACATCGATTGCCAAGCGGATTTCATTCATTCGCGAGAGCAATTTTGGCGTGCTGTTCAACGTGCAATCGCGCGCCGACGCCGACAGCAACGCCTACACCGCCTTCAACCTGCCGCTGCATAGCGACCTGCCGACACGGGAGTTGCAACCGGGCCTGCAATTTCTGCACTGCCTGGTCAACGAAGCGCAGGGGGGCGAGAGTATTTTTGTCGATGGTTTTGCCATCGCCCACGCTTTGCGCCAGGAGGACCCCGAGGCTTTTCGTGCGCTGTGTGAAATCCCGGTGGAGTTTCGCAACAAGGACCGCCACAGCGACTACCGCTGCCAGGCACCGATCATTGCCCTCGATGCATTCGGACAAGTGGTGGAGATCCGCATGGCGAATTTCCTGCGCGGTCCGTTCGATGCTTCGGTCGAACAGATGCCCGACCTCTATCGGGCCTATCGGCGTTTTATCGCCATGACCCGCGAGCCCCGCTTCCGTCTGGTCCAGCGTCTGCAGCCCGGCGAACTCTGGTGCTTCGACAACCGCCGTACCCTGCACGCCCGCAACGCCTTCGACCCCACCAGCGGGGCCCGGCACTTCCAGGGTTGTTATGTGGACCGCGATGAATTGTTGTCGCGGATTCTGGTGTTGCAGCGCTAG
- a CDS encoding GlxA family transcriptional regulator, whose amino-acid sequence MTSFNSGAQPQNRAPQSIGFLLLDNFTLISLASAVEPLRMANQLSGRELYRWTTLTVDGGQVWASDGLQITPDASMHKAPPLDTIIVCGGIGIQRTVTREHVSWLQSQARQSRRLGAVCTGSWALACAGLLDGFDCSVHWECLAAMQEAFPRVAMSTRLFTLDRNRFTSSGGTAPLDMMLHLISRDHGRELSAAISEMFVYERIRNEQDHQRVPLKHMLGTNQPKLQEIVALMEANLEEPIDLDELAVYVAVSRRQLERLFQKYLHCSPSRYYLKLRLIRARQLLKQTPMSIIEVASVCGFVSTPHFSKCYREYFGIPPRDERVGSNNSQQVAMMPIPQALVLAPLSGPMSALSQARNESTFASVRL is encoded by the coding sequence ATGACGTCGTTCAACTCCGGGGCTCAACCCCAGAACCGTGCGCCTCAATCCATCGGCTTTTTGCTGCTGGACAATTTCACGCTGATTTCTCTGGCCTCCGCAGTCGAACCCCTGCGCATGGCCAATCAGTTGTCCGGTCGCGAGCTGTATCGCTGGACGACCCTCACCGTCGACGGCGGCCAGGTCTGGGCCAGTGATGGGCTGCAGATCACCCCCGACGCCTCCATGCACAAAGCGCCGCCACTGGACACCATCATCGTCTGTGGCGGTATCGGCATCCAGCGTACGGTGACCCGCGAACACGTGTCATGGCTGCAAAGCCAGGCCCGTCAATCGCGCCGTCTCGGCGCCGTGTGCACCGGCAGCTGGGCGCTGGCTTGCGCAGGGTTGCTGGACGGTTTTGATTGCAGCGTGCACTGGGAATGCCTGGCCGCGATGCAGGAAGCCTTCCCGCGCGTAGCCATGAGCACCCGCTTGTTCACCCTCGACCGCAACCGCTTCACCAGCTCTGGCGGCACCGCGCCGCTGGACATGATGCTGCACCTGATCAGCCGCGATCACGGCCGCGAATTGTCGGCGGCGATTTCGGAAATGTTTGTCTACGAGCGCATTCGTAACGAACAGGATCACCAGCGCGTGCCACTCAAGCACATGTTGGGCACCAACCAGCCGAAACTGCAGGAAATCGTCGCGCTGATGGAAGCCAACCTGGAAGAGCCGATCGACCTTGATGAACTGGCGGTCTACGTCGCTGTGTCGCGTCGGCAACTGGAGCGGCTGTTCCAGAAATACCTGCACTGCTCACCGTCACGCTATTACCTCAAGCTGCGCCTGATCCGCGCCCGGCAGTTGCTCAAGCAAACGCCGATGTCGATCATCGAGGTGGCTTCGGTCTGCGGTTTTGTCTCCACGCCGCACTTCTCCAAGTGCTACCGCGAATACTTCGGCATTCCACCGCGTGACGAACGTGTTGGCTCCAACAACTCCCAGCAAGTGGCGATGATGCCGATTCCGCAGGCACTGGTGCTGGCGCCGTTGTCCGGGCCGATGTCGGCGTTGAGCCAGGCGCGTAATGAGTCGACGTTCGCTAGCGTAAGGCTTTAA
- a CDS encoding L-serine ammonia-lyase gives MAISVFDLFKIGIGPSSSHTVGPMRAAALFVESLREKCLLEQVRRIEVQLYGSLSATGIGHGSDNAVIMGLMGEWPDAIDPSLIGIRIEILRETQTLLLDGRLPVPFVWSRDMRLIDENLPFHPNAMSLVAEGEAGELHRDTYYSVGGGFVVDEAQASSGVVDLDRTVLPYDFSSAVELLALCQKHNLRVAELMMANEKVWRSEEEIRSGLMKLWRAMQDCVEQGLKHEGILPGGLNVRRRAAKLHRSLQELGKPNVIGSTLSAMEWVNLFALAVNEENAAGGRMVTAPTNGAAGIIPAVLHYFMKFSEAVTEANVVDYFLGAAAVGILCKKNASISGAEVGCQGEVGSACAMAAAGLAEILGATPEQLCNAAEIGLEHNLGLTCDPVGGLVQVPCIERNAIAAVKAINAAQMALRGDGQHFISLDRVIRTMRDTGADMHDKYKETSRGGLAVSAVEC, from the coding sequence ATGGCTATCAGTGTTTTCGACCTGTTCAAAATCGGCATCGGCCCTTCCAGCTCACACACCGTCGGCCCCATGCGTGCAGCCGCGTTGTTCGTCGAGTCGCTGCGGGAAAAGTGCCTGCTGGAGCAGGTGCGACGCATTGAGGTGCAACTGTATGGTTCGTTGTCGGCCACGGGTATCGGCCATGGCAGCGACAATGCGGTGATCATGGGTTTGATGGGGGAATGGCCGGATGCGATCGATCCGTCGTTAATCGGCATCCGTATCGAGATCCTGCGTGAAACCCAGACCTTGCTGCTCGATGGGCGCTTGCCGGTGCCCTTCGTCTGGTCGCGGGATATGCGCCTGATCGACGAAAACCTGCCATTCCATCCCAACGCCATGTCGCTGGTGGCCGAAGGTGAGGCGGGCGAGCTGCACCGCGATACCTACTATTCGGTCGGTGGCGGTTTTGTGGTGGATGAGGCCCAGGCGTCGAGTGGCGTGGTGGACCTGGATCGCACCGTGCTGCCCTACGACTTTTCCAGCGCGGTGGAGTTGCTTGCGCTGTGTCAGAAACACAACCTGCGGGTCGCCGAATTGATGATGGCGAACGAGAAAGTCTGGCGTTCGGAAGAAGAAATCCGCAGCGGCCTGATGAAGCTCTGGCGCGCCATGCAGGATTGCGTCGAGCAGGGCCTCAAACACGAAGGCATCCTGCCGGGTGGCCTGAACGTGCGCCGGCGCGCTGCCAAGTTGCATCGCAGCCTGCAAGAGCTGGGCAAGCCCAATGTGATCGGCTCGACCTTGAGCGCCATGGAGTGGGTCAACCTGTTTGCCCTGGCGGTCAACGAAGAAAATGCTGCCGGTGGGCGCATGGTCACGGCGCCGACCAACGGCGCGGCGGGGATCATCCCGGCGGTGCTGCATTACTTCATGAAATTCAGCGAGGCAGTGACCGAGGCCAATGTGGTCGATTACTTTCTCGGTGCCGCGGCCGTGGGCATCCTGTGCAAGAAGAACGCGTCGATTTCCGGTGCCGAGGTCGGCTGCCAGGGCGAGGTCGGTTCTGCCTGCGCCATGGCCGCGGCCGGGCTGGCGGAGATTCTCGGGGCCACGCCGGAGCAATTGTGCAACGCGGCGGAAATCGGCCTGGAACATAACCTGGGGCTGACGTGCGACCCGGTCGGCGGCCTGGTGCAAGTGCCCTGTATCGAGCGCAACGCAATTGCCGCGGTGAAGGCGATCAACGCGGCGCAGATGGCCTTGCGCGGCGATGGCCAGCACTTCATTTCCCTGGATCGGGTGATCCGCACCATGCGTGACACCGGAGCCGACATGCATGACAAATACAAAGAGACTTCGCGCGGTGGCTTGGCGGTGAGCGCGGTGGAGTGTTGA
- a CDS encoding choline ABC transporter substrate-binding protein: MKGSPSLLLAAMLSLPVLAQAAEPAQCSTVNFSDVGWTDITVTTATTSVILDALGYKTKTTMISVPVTYKSLADGKNMDIFLGNWMPTMENDIKPYREAGTVETVRANLENAKYTLAVPEALYEKGLKDFADIAKFKKELDGKIYGIEPGNDGNRMIQSMIDKNAFGLKDAGFKVVESSEAGMLSQVERASRRNTDVVFLGWEPHPMNTRFKMKYLTGGDEFFGPNYGQATIYTNTRKGYSQECSNVGQLLKNLSFTLNMESTLMGNVLDDKIKPDAAAKAWLKNNPQVLDTWLAGVTTIDGKPGLEAVKAKLGQ; this comes from the coding sequence ATGAAAGGTTCCCCGTCGTTGTTGTTGGCCGCCATGCTGAGTCTGCCGGTGCTGGCTCAAGCCGCAGAACCGGCTCAATGCAGCACCGTAAACTTCTCCGATGTTGGCTGGACCGACATCACCGTGACGACCGCCACCACCAGCGTCATCCTCGACGCCCTGGGCTACAAGACCAAGACCACCATGATCTCCGTGCCCGTGACCTACAAGTCGCTGGCCGACGGCAAGAACATGGACATCTTCCTCGGCAACTGGATGCCGACCATGGAAAACGACATCAAGCCGTACCGCGAGGCCGGCACCGTGGAGACCGTGCGCGCCAACCTGGAAAACGCCAAGTACACCCTCGCGGTGCCAGAGGCGCTGTACGAAAAAGGTCTGAAGGATTTCGCCGACATCGCCAAGTTCAAGAAGGAGCTGGACGGCAAGATCTACGGGATCGAGCCGGGTAACGACGGCAATCGCATGATCCAGAGCATGATCGACAAGAACGCCTTCGGTCTCAAGGACGCTGGTTTCAAGGTCGTCGAATCCAGCGAAGCCGGCATGCTGTCCCAGGTTGAGCGCGCCTCGCGCCGCAACACCGACGTGGTGTTCCTGGGCTGGGAACCGCACCCGATGAACACCCGATTCAAGATGAAGTACCTGACCGGCGGGGACGAGTTCTTTGGTCCCAACTATGGCCAGGCCACCATCTACACCAACACTCGCAAGGGCTACAGCCAGGAGTGCAGCAACGTTGGCCAGTTGCTGAAGAACCTGTCGTTCACCCTGAACATGGAAAGTACCCTCATGGGTAACGTTCTGGACGACAAGATCAAACCGGACGCGGCTGCCAAAGCGTGGCTGAAGAACAACCCACAGGTCCTCGATACCTGGCTCGCTGGCGTCACCACCATTGACGGTAAACCAGGGCTGGAAGCCGTGAAAGCCAAACTCGGGCAGTAA
- the choW gene encoding choline ABC transporter permease subunit yields the protein MLIDQKIPLGQYIAAFVEWLTQNGANTFDAIATTLETMIHGVTFALTWFNPLALIGLIALLAHFIQRKWGLTGFVILSFLLILNLGYWQETMETLAQVLFATLVCVLIGVPLGIVAAHKPMFYTMMRPVLDLMQTVPTFVYLIPTLTLFGLGVVPGLISTVVFAIAAPIRLTYLGIRDVPQELMDAGKAFGCSRRQLLSRIELPYAMPSIAAGITQCIMLSLSMVVIAALVGADGLGKPVVNALNTADIALGFEAGLAIVLLAIMLDRICKQPDAKVVGGDA from the coding sequence ATGCTGATTGATCAGAAAATCCCTTTAGGCCAGTACATCGCTGCCTTCGTTGAATGGTTGACGCAAAACGGCGCCAATACCTTCGATGCGATTGCCACGACACTGGAAACGATGATCCACGGCGTGACGTTTGCGCTGACCTGGTTCAACCCGCTGGCATTGATCGGCCTGATCGCCTTGCTGGCGCACTTCATTCAACGTAAATGGGGCCTGACCGGCTTCGTCATCCTGTCGTTCCTGCTGATCCTCAACCTGGGTTACTGGCAGGAAACCATGGAAACCCTGGCCCAGGTGTTGTTCGCCACCCTGGTCTGCGTGCTCATAGGCGTGCCGTTGGGCATCGTCGCTGCGCATAAACCGATGTTCTACACCATGATGCGTCCGGTACTCGATCTGATGCAGACCGTACCGACGTTCGTGTACCTCATTCCTACCCTGACCCTGTTCGGTCTGGGCGTTGTCCCGGGGCTGATCTCCACGGTGGTGTTCGCGATTGCCGCGCCCATCCGCCTGACCTACCTGGGCATTCGTGATGTGCCACAAGAACTGATGGACGCCGGCAAGGCCTTCGGCTGCTCGCGCCGGCAGTTGCTCTCGCGAATAGAACTGCCCTATGCGATGCCGAGCATCGCGGCCGGTATCACCCAGTGCATCATGCTGTCGTTGTCGATGGTGGTGATTGCCGCGCTGGTGGGTGCCGATGGCCTGGGCAAACCCGTGGTCAACGCACTGAACACCGCCGATATCGCCCTGGGCTTTGAAGCCGGGCTGGCGATCGTCCTGCTGGCAATCATGCTCGACCGTATCTGCAAACAACCCGATGCCAAAGTAGTAGGGGGTGACGCATGA
- the choV gene encoding choline ABC transporter ATP-binding protein, with amino-acid sequence MSIIRFDNVDVIFAKDPREALKLLDQGMTRNEILKKTGQIVGVEKASLDVEKGEICVLMGLSGSGKSSLLRCINGLNTVSRGKLFVEHEGRQIDIASCTPAELKMMRTKRIAMVFQKFALMPWLTVRENISFGLEMQGRPEKERRKLVDEKLELVGLTQWRNKKPDELSGGMQQRVGLARALAMDADILLMDEPFSALDPLIRQGLQDELLELQRKLSKTIVFVSHDLDEALKLGSRIAIMKDGRIIQYSKPEEIVLNPADDYVRTFVAHTNPLNVLCGRSLMRTLDNCKRINGSVCLDPGGDSWLDLAEGNTIKGARQNGASLDLQNWVPGQAVEGLGRRPTLVDSSIGMRDALQIRYQTGNKLVLHDNNHVVGILGDSELYHALLGKNLG; translated from the coding sequence ATGAGCATAATCCGCTTCGATAACGTCGACGTTATCTTCGCCAAGGATCCACGCGAAGCCCTCAAGCTGCTGGACCAGGGCATGACCCGCAATGAAATCCTGAAAAAGACCGGCCAGATCGTTGGCGTGGAAAAGGCCAGCCTGGACGTCGAGAAAGGTGAAATCTGCGTGCTGATGGGCCTCTCCGGCTCCGGCAAATCGAGCTTGCTGCGTTGTATCAACGGCCTGAACACGGTGAGCCGCGGCAAGCTGTTCGTCGAGCACGAAGGCCGGCAGATCGATATCGCCTCGTGCACCCCGGCAGAGCTGAAAATGATGCGCACCAAGCGCATCGCCATGGTGTTCCAGAAGTTCGCCCTGATGCCCTGGCTGACCGTGCGCGAGAACATCAGCTTTGGCCTGGAAATGCAGGGTCGTCCCGAAAAGGAACGGCGCAAGCTGGTAGACGAGAAACTGGAACTGGTGGGCCTGACCCAATGGCGCAACAAGAAACCCGATGAGCTGTCCGGCGGCATGCAGCAACGTGTCGGCCTGGCTCGCGCCCTGGCGATGGACGCCGACATCCTGCTGATGGACGAACCCTTCTCGGCCCTCGACCCGCTGATCCGCCAGGGGCTGCAGGACGAACTGCTGGAACTGCAACGCAAGCTGAGCAAGACCATCGTGTTCGTCAGCCACGACCTCGATGAGGCGCTGAAACTGGGCAGCCGCATCGCAATCATGAAAGACGGCCGGATCATCCAGTACAGCAAGCCCGAAGAGATTGTGCTGAACCCGGCCGACGACTATGTGCGCACCTTCGTCGCCCACACCAACCCGCTCAACGTGCTCTGCGGTCGCAGCCTGATGCGCACCCTGGACAACTGCAAACGCATCAATGGTTCAGTGTGCCTGGACCCGGGCGGCGATTCGTGGCTGGACCTGGCCGAAGGCAACACCATCAAGGGCGCCCGTCAGAACGGTGCAAGCCTGGACCTGCAGAATTGGGTTCCGGGGCAAGCGGTAGAAGGCCTGGGCCGACGGCCGACCCTGGTGGACTCCAGCATCGGCATGCGTGACGCGCTGCAGATTCGTTACCAGACCGGCAACAAGCTGGTGCTGCACGACAATAACCATGTGGTGGGGATTCTCGGCGACAGCGAGCTGTACCACGCGCTGCTTGGCAAGAACCTGGGATAG